A DNA window from Sphingopyxis macrogoltabida contains the following coding sequences:
- a CDS encoding thiolase family protein, which translates to MTLNAAITGVGMSDIGRKTNRPAMIHLAEAARRALECAGLTRADIDGISTYPGKADNSPGMSPLGTGEVRNALGLKTRWHSAVPDGPSQMAPIQVAAMAVATGQARHILCFRALTESSSQTATQRASIPGAGRARLGGWYSYLVPAKAMSASNWAGWMAQRYFHEFGMTREHLGLVATGQRAFAQQNPSAVMRTPLTMDDYLGARMISSPLGLFDCDVPIDGACVVIVSAADAAKDCAQAPLTIAAMGAALGSQETWDQRPDLTTMGAHDSAADMWARTDLKPADVDVLGLYDGFSIFVPFWLEAMGFCGHGEAKDFIADGNIGPGGRFPVNTGGGQLSGGRLHGFGLLHEVCTQLWGQAGGRQIDGAKVGACGMGGGFIAGSMLLRRD; encoded by the coding sequence ATGACCCTGAACGCCGCCATCACCGGCGTCGGCATGTCCGACATCGGCCGCAAGACCAATCGCCCCGCAATGATCCACCTCGCCGAGGCTGCGCGCCGCGCGCTCGAATGCGCGGGGCTGACGCGCGCCGATATCGACGGCATTTCGACCTACCCGGGCAAGGCCGACAATTCGCCGGGCATGTCGCCGCTCGGCACCGGCGAGGTCCGCAACGCACTCGGGCTCAAGACGCGCTGGCACAGTGCGGTCCCCGACGGCCCGTCGCAGATGGCGCCCATCCAAGTCGCGGCGATGGCAGTTGCGACGGGGCAGGCACGCCACATCCTCTGCTTTCGCGCGCTCACCGAAAGCTCGTCGCAGACCGCGACGCAGCGCGCGAGCATCCCCGGCGCGGGCCGCGCGCGGCTCGGCGGCTGGTACTCCTACCTCGTCCCCGCAAAGGCGATGTCGGCGTCGAACTGGGCGGGCTGGATGGCGCAGCGCTATTTCCACGAGTTCGGCATGACGCGCGAGCATCTCGGCCTCGTCGCGACCGGCCAGCGCGCCTTCGCGCAGCAGAACCCCTCGGCGGTGATGCGCACGCCGCTGACGATGGACGATTATCTCGGCGCGCGCATGATCTCATCGCCGCTCGGGCTGTTCGACTGCGACGTGCCGATCGACGGGGCGTGCGTGGTGATCGTCTCGGCCGCCGACGCTGCGAAGGATTGCGCACAGGCGCCGCTGACGATCGCGGCGATGGGCGCCGCCCTCGGCTCGCAGGAGACCTGGGACCAGCGCCCCGACCTCACCACGATGGGCGCACACGACAGCGCCGCCGATATGTGGGCGCGTACGGACCTCAAGCCCGCCGATGTCGATGTCCTCGGCCTCTACGACGGCTTCAGCATCTTCGTGCCCTTCTGGCTCGAGGCCATGGGCTTTTGCGGGCATGGCGAGGCGAAGGACTTCATTGCGGACGGCAATATCGGCCCCGGCGGACGCTTTCCGGTGAACACCGGCGGCGGACAATTGTCGGGCGGCCGCCTCCACGGCTTCGGGCTGTTGCACGAGGTTTGCACCCAGCTCTGGGGGCAGGCCGGCGGGCGTCAGATCGACGGCGCGAAGGTCGGCGCGTGCGGCATGGGCGGCGGCTTTATCGCCGGATCGATGCTGCTGCGGCGGGACTAG
- a CDS encoding Gfo/Idh/MocA family protein yields the protein MSPPLRVGIISAAWGAKAHLPAWRSLDGVEVTAICTSRPETAAKAAEDFKVARAFHDFRAMAADPEIDIVDCGTRPPLRFDMVMAALAAGKHVYNGIPFAKDLADARAMADTWQSARTVAVVDAFMQAVPAMVQMKAMIDAGWIGEVFGADVAFEVPLFSAAQTNVPGYVWFADPANGASAGRNLGSHMLHLLVHFFGPVASVTADQSLTLKAWPLEGETIRPAVPDRASMLLRHASGLPTRLEANWCKIGGDGFRFSVWGSKGRLEARAPVFPMAHDTRLFGTQNPALGSAAVGEIAIQPEYLAVPGCRAVADRPETGLLALASIFAKMRDAINGDGAAAPDFAQGLHVQEVVEAAATASHERRWIDL from the coding sequence ATGTCCCCTCCCCTCCGCGTCGGCATCATCAGCGCCGCCTGGGGCGCCAAAGCGCATTTGCCCGCCTGGCGTAGCCTCGACGGGGTCGAGGTCACCGCGATCTGCACGTCGCGGCCCGAAACGGCCGCGAAAGCGGCCGAGGACTTCAAGGTCGCGCGCGCATTCCACGATTTCCGCGCGATGGCGGCCGATCCCGAGATCGACATCGTCGATTGCGGGACGCGGCCGCCGCTGCGCTTCGATATGGTGATGGCGGCGCTGGCTGCGGGCAAGCATGTCTATAATGGCATCCCCTTCGCCAAAGATCTGGCCGATGCGCGCGCGATGGCCGACACGTGGCAAAGCGCCAGGACCGTCGCGGTGGTCGACGCCTTCATGCAGGCGGTGCCTGCCATGGTCCAGATGAAGGCGATGATCGACGCCGGCTGGATCGGCGAGGTCTTCGGCGCCGATGTCGCGTTCGAGGTGCCTTTGTTCAGCGCGGCGCAGACCAATGTGCCGGGCTACGTCTGGTTCGCCGATCCCGCGAATGGCGCGAGCGCGGGGCGCAATCTGGGCAGCCATATGTTGCACCTGCTGGTGCATTTTTTCGGACCGGTGGCTTCGGTGACCGCCGACCAGTCGCTGACGCTGAAGGCGTGGCCGCTGGAGGGCGAGACCATCCGTCCGGCGGTGCCCGACCGGGCGTCGATGCTGCTGCGCCATGCCTCGGGGCTGCCGACGCGGCTGGAGGCGAACTGGTGCAAGATCGGCGGCGACGGCTTCCGCTTTTCGGTCTGGGGATCGAAGGGACGGCTCGAAGCGCGCGCGCCGGTGTTTCCGATGGCGCATGACACGCGGCTGTTCGGGACGCAGAATCCGGCGCTGGGCAGCGCCGCGGTGGGCGAGATCGCGATCCAGCCCGAATATCTGGCGGTGCCGGGATGCCGCGCCGTAGCCGATCGGCCTGAGACGGGTTTGCTGGCGCTGGCATCGATCTTTGCGAAGATGCGCGATGCGATCAATGGCGACGGAGCGGCGGCACCCGACTTCGCGCAGGGCCTGCATGTGCAGGAGGTCGTCGAGGCGGCCGCAACCGCGTCTCACGAACGCCGCTGGATCGATCTCTAG